The following coding sequences are from one Ovis canadensis isolate MfBH-ARS-UI-01 breed Bighorn chromosome 25, ARS-UI_OviCan_v2, whole genome shotgun sequence window:
- the DDX21 gene encoding nucleolar RNA helicase 2, protein MPGKLLSDADLESDAAVAKVEMPRKQNEKKGKKEKPKSSKTEEATEEKEEMISSKAKKVKKKVETSEVDVNSPKSKNAKKKEEPSQDDIISPKTKSSKKSKEPCEKTVSPKTKKAIKNEEPSEEELGAPKPKKMKKEKEINGEIQEKSPNLKNGFPDSEPDSNSKEAASEENSELEQEVTVEQKEGAFSNFPISEETIKLLKARGVTFLFPIQAKTFHHVYSGKDLIAQARTGTGKTFSFAIPLVEKLLGGLQDRKRGRAPQVLVLAPTRELASQVSRDFSDITKKLAVACFYGGTPYGGQIERMKNGIDILVGTPGRIKDHLQNGKLDLTKLKHVVLDEVDQMLDMGFADQVEEILCVAYKKDSEDNPQTLLFSATCPYWVFNVAKKYMKSTYEQVDLIGKKTQKTAITVEHLAIKCHWTQRAAVIGDVIRVYSGFQGRTIIFCETKKEAQELSQNVAIRQDAQSLHGDIPQKQREITLKGFRNGDFGVLVATNVAARGLDIPEVDLVVQSSPPKDVESYIHRSGRTGRAGRTGVCICFYQHKEEYQLVQVEQKAGIKFKRIGVPSPTEIIKASSKDAIRLLDSVPPTAIGHFKQSAEKLIEEKGAVEALAAALAHISGATSVDQRSLINSEAGFVTMILRCSIEMPNISYAWKELKEQLGEDIDSKVKGMVFLKGKQGVCFDIPTASVTEVQGKWHDSRRWQLSVATEQPELEGPREGYRNFRGQREGNRGFRGQREGNRGGRGQRERSRSFRGQRSGGGNKSNRFQNKGQKRSFNKAFGQ, encoded by the exons aaaggtAAGAAAGAGAAGCCAAAATCTAGTAAGACTGAAGaggcaacagaagaaaaagaagaaatgatttcTTCCAAAGctaaaaaggttaaaaagaaagtAGAGACTTCTGAGGTTGACGTGAATTCTCCTAAatctaaaaatgcaaaaaagaaagaagagccaTCTCAAGATGACATTATTTCTCCTAAAACCAAAAGTTCGAAAAAATCAAAGGAGCCCTGTGAAAAGACAGTTTCTCCTAAAACCAAAAAAGCTATAAAAAATGAAGAGCCTTCTGAGGAAGAATTGGGTGCTCCTAAGCccaaaaagatgaagaaagaaaaagaaataaatggagaaattcaAGAGAAAAGCCCCAACCTCAAGAATGGATTCCCTGACTCTGAACCTGACTCCAACTCCAAGGAAGCTGCCAGTGAAGAAAACAGTGAGTTAGAGCAG GAAGTGACTGTGGAGCAAAAAGAAGGAGCTTTCTCTAATTTTCCCATATCTGAAGAAACTATTAAACTTCTTAAAG CCCGTGGGGTGACCTTCCTGTTTCCTATACAAGCAAAGACATTTCACCATGTCTATAGTGGAAAGGATTTGATTGCACAGGCGCGGACAGGAACTGGAAAGACATTTTCCTTTGCGATCCCTTTGGTTGAGAAACTTCTTGGAGGACTGCAAGACCGGAAGAGAGGGCGTGCCCCTCAG gtACTGGTTCTTGCACCCACAAGGGAGTTGGCAAGTCAAGTAAGCAGAGACTTCAGTGACATCACAAAAAAGCTGGCAGTGGCTTGTTTTTATGGTGGAACTCCCTATGGAGGACAAA TTGAACGCATGAAGAATGGGATCGATATCCTGGTTGGGACACCAGGTCGTATCAAAGACCACCTGCAGAATGGCAAGCTAGATCTCACCAAACTTAAGCATGTTGTCCTGGATGAAGTTGACCAGATGTTGGATATGGGCTTTGCTGATCAAGTGGAAGAGATTTTATGTGTAGCATACAAGAAAG atTCAGAAGACAATCCCCAAACATTGCTTTTTTCTGCAACTTGCCCCTATTGGGTGTTTAATGTTGCTAAGAAATACATGAAATCTACATATGAACAAGTGGACCTGATTGgtaaaaagacacagaaaacagcGATAACTGTAGAG CATCTGGCTATCAAGTGCCACTGGACTCAGAGGGCAGCAGTTATTGGAGACGTGATCCGAGTTTACAGTGGTTTTCAAGGGCGTACTATCATATTTtgtgaaacaaagaaagaagcCCAGGAGTTGTCACAGAATGTGGCTATAAGACAG GATGCCCAGTCATTACACGGAGACATTCCACAGAAGCAAAGGGAAATCACCCTGAAAGGTTTTAGAAATGGTGATTTTGGAGTTTTGGTTGCAACCaatgttgctgcacgtgggctagACATCCCCGAGGTTGATCTGGTTGTTCAAAGTTCTCCACCAAAG GATGTTGAATCCTACATTCATCGTTCTGGGCGAACAGGTAGAGCTGGGAGAACTGGGGTTTGCATCTGCTTTTACCAGCACAAAGAAGAATACCAGTTAGTTCAAGTGGAGCAAAAAGCG GGAATTAAATTTAAACGAATAGGtgttccttctccaacagagatAATCAAAGCTTCTAGCAAAGATGCCATCAG GCTCTTGGACTCTGTGCCTCCCACTGCGATCGGTCACTTCAAGCAGTCAGCTGAGAAGCTGATCGAGGAGAAGGGAGCTGTGGAAGCCCTGGCAGCAGCCCTGGCCCACATTTCCGGCGCGACGTCCGTAGACCAGCGCTCCTTGATCAACTCAGAGGCG GGCTTTGTGACCATGATCTTGCGGTGCTCAATTGAAATGCCAAACATTAGTTATGCTTGGAAAGAACTTAAAGAGCAGCTGGGTGAGGATATTGATTCCAAAGTGAAGGGAATGGTCTTTCTCAAAGGAAAGCAG GGTGTTTGCTTTGATATCCCTACTGCATCAGTAACAGAAGTACAG GGAAAATGGCATGATTCACGGCGCTGGCAGCTTTCTGTGGCCACAGAGCAGCCAGAGCTAGAAGGTCCACGGGAAGGATATCGCAACTTCCGAGGACAGCGGGAAGGCAATCGAGGCTTCAGGGGACAGCGCGAGGGCAACCGAGGTGGCAGAGGACAGCGGGAAAGAAGTAGAAGCTTCAGAGGACAGCGATCAGGAGGTGGCAACAAAAGTAACAGATTCCAAAACAAAGGCCAGAAGCGGAGTTTTAATAAAGCATTTGGACAGTAA